One genomic segment of Chitinophaga sancti includes these proteins:
- a CDS encoding UpxY family transcription antiterminator translates to MEKSQNFWYAVYTKPRWEKKVAESLIRKQVETYCPINRVTHQWSDRKKVVEEPLFKSYVFVRIPETMKTTVRETAGIVNFVYWLGKPACIPEHEIDLIKRFLHEYDNVEVESFPIHQNDLIQITAGPLMHQRGRVVESGKNTVKAVLYSMGFALTATVRKSELVLLNSNQFRQQPSNVSL, encoded by the coding sequence ATGGAAAAGAGTCAGAATTTCTGGTATGCCGTGTATACCAAACCTAGATGGGAAAAGAAAGTTGCAGAGTCATTGATTCGTAAACAGGTCGAAACCTATTGTCCCATCAACAGAGTTACTCATCAGTGGAGTGATCGTAAAAAAGTGGTGGAAGAGCCGCTTTTTAAATCTTATGTATTTGTTCGTATTCCAGAGACGATGAAAACGACCGTGCGTGAAACGGCGGGTATTGTAAACTTTGTATACTGGCTGGGTAAACCAGCTTGTATTCCTGAGCATGAGATTGATCTGATCAAGCGTTTCCTGCATGAATATGACAATGTGGAAGTAGAAAGTTTCCCCATTCATCAAAACGACCTTATACAGATCACTGCTGGCCCACTCATGCATCAGCGTGGCAGGGTAGTGGAGTCAGGAAAAAATACGGTGAAAGCTGTATTATACAGCATGGGATTTGCCCTTACCGCTACTGTCAGGAAAAGCGAACTGGTGCTTCTCAACAGCAATCAATTCAGGCAACAGCCTTCTAACGTTTCGCTTTAA
- a CDS encoding oligosaccharide flippase family protein, producing MSKKNLSGTHVFNSISWMLMQTGATKLTSILGQIVLAWMLEPAQFGLISLVYTVTSIGLIIQQFGLNDVLIRRQKAFTNWLPLSFGISWVFGFVSCIFLLVMGYIGSLVYKDHNIFVLVAFYALTTPLDALSVIPLTKLRIDLDFKTLSVIRIMETVLTMFMTVALAFIGFGVYSFVIPPLVVSVTFLIVKYRVTHLNIHFNLHLRRWKYLTVSSSWSLINSIVQRVMDQADYIVLGLLVSKTIVGIYYMAFSLSIQVIGFVANNLPSVLFPSLASIKDSQRAKDMFKKSVTYLSVFGAAFAIWQGATAYWIVRVFLSAKWVQTIALVEILSIGMAFRAVAWLWSTPYRLKGMFAGMARQSFYGLIVMVILVLSGTLLWGVHGTAAGVSLFYILISPIWLYNGFKLLGGTWKETVQVFVIPIPLAMLCYGSCWYFFRFLYLGANPVTAMILISVIGSGFYMGGIYLTMPDTFAEIKRLLFEKIPVVNGVKRLLTRN from the coding sequence TTGAGCAAAAAGAATCTTTCAGGAACACATGTATTTAACAGCATCAGCTGGATGCTGATGCAAACTGGAGCAACAAAGTTAACCTCCATCTTAGGTCAGATCGTTTTGGCATGGATGCTGGAGCCAGCGCAGTTTGGTCTTATCAGCCTGGTGTATACCGTCACCAGCATTGGTCTGATCATTCAGCAGTTTGGCTTGAACGATGTATTAATCAGGCGGCAGAAGGCCTTTACAAACTGGCTTCCTTTATCCTTTGGCATCTCATGGGTATTCGGATTTGTTTCCTGTATTTTTTTGCTGGTGATGGGTTATATAGGAAGTTTAGTGTACAAGGATCATAACATTTTCGTCCTGGTTGCTTTCTATGCACTGACTACACCATTGGACGCATTGAGTGTGATCCCTCTGACAAAACTGCGTATAGATTTAGATTTTAAAACGCTTTCTGTTATCCGGATCATGGAGACAGTGCTGACGATGTTTATGACGGTAGCACTGGCTTTTATAGGGTTTGGAGTATATAGCTTTGTAATACCTCCACTTGTTGTTTCAGTGACATTCCTAATTGTAAAATACCGTGTTACACACCTGAATATTCATTTTAATCTACACCTGCGCCGTTGGAAGTACCTTACCGTAAGCAGTTCGTGGTCGTTAATAAATTCCATTGTGCAGCGAGTCATGGATCAGGCAGACTATATCGTACTTGGGCTTTTAGTGAGTAAGACCATAGTAGGTATTTATTATATGGCCTTTAGCCTGTCGATACAGGTGATTGGCTTTGTGGCAAATAACCTGCCCAGTGTATTGTTTCCAAGCCTGGCTTCGATTAAAGATAGCCAGCGGGCTAAGGATATGTTCAAAAAAAGTGTGACCTATTTGTCTGTATTTGGTGCGGCCTTCGCCATCTGGCAGGGTGCTACTGCTTACTGGATCGTTCGGGTGTTTCTCTCTGCAAAATGGGTACAGACCATTGCATTGGTAGAAATATTGTCTATAGGTATGGCTTTTCGTGCGGTAGCATGGCTCTGGTCTACACCCTACAGGCTAAAAGGGATGTTTGCCGGTATGGCGAGGCAATCCTTTTATGGACTGATAGTCATGGTGATTCTGGTTTTATCGGGTACACTGCTTTGGGGGGTGCATGGCACGGCTGCAGGTGTATCGCTTTTTTATATATTGATTAGTCCCATCTGGTTATACAATGGTTTTAAACTGTTGGGTGGTACCTGGAAAGAAACCGTGCAGGTATTTGTGATACCGATTCCTTTAGCGATGCTTTGCTATGGTAGTTGCTGGTATTTCTTCAGATTCCTTTATCTGGGTGCTAACCCGGTCACGGCCATGATCCTTATTTCTGTAATCGGTTCAGGATTCTATATGGGTGGCATATACCTTACTATGCCAGATACATTTGCAGAGATCAAAAGATTGCTGTTTGAAAAAATCCCCGTTGTCAACGGAGTTAAACGCTTGCTCACAAGGAACTAG
- a CDS encoding polysaccharide biosynthesis tyrosine autokinase, translating to MQRKKTDIRKQQEDQTDLLDLLRSRYQPYLPLFVLAGLIALAGAFVYLRYATPVYKVTAALLIKDDTKGMEGSVLSSLDIFGSGKQIDNEIEILKSKTLARQVIQHLNLYGEVFDDGKIRDVVVYQQTPVRMLFLEPDHIAPLEDIKLPLKVNDATQQVSIGNITYHMGDTVQTQWGRMVFLPGNVKGDVRHNYFLHVSGDKVLTLQMMANLKVGQANKQANVISLEYSDVIPTRGEAVLNELMKVYDAAAIDDKNRMSAKTMAFVDERLRIVSNELGLVEGEIEKFKTNEGLVDISEQSKMFLESVKENDTKLTEANMQLSVLNSIEDYVKGRKEDENMVPATFGLTDPVLLELVNRLSEIEMQLTRLKKTTGENSPLLSSLQDQKKKLTPAILENVRSLRSNLEAGKQKLMVDNVKYSSILRTVPSKERALLTISRQQVIKNNIYTFLLEKREETALQYAAAISDSRIVDAAEADSFPFSPRRSMILGLAVLGGLAVVAGFISVKDMFNREVLFSADIEKATNAPILGEIMQDDKAHPIAITDGRRTAVAEQFRALRTSLSYIGINGVNKTIMITSSISGEGKSFIAINLAISLSLIKKKVVLLEFDLRKPKVSKMLNVPHTPGITNYLIDQAVIGDILKKPVEGNEYFYLLSSGVVPPNPAELILNGRLEQLLASLSATFDYIIIDTAPVGPVTDARLLAPFTDATLFVVRHQRTPKFHLRMIDEFYHSQELGKLSIVFNGIKMRGIPGYSYGYANGYGYGYGNGYGYGYTDEHQNGSIKKKGLNRLFK from the coding sequence AGATGATACGAAGGGTATGGAGGGCTCAGTGCTTTCTTCTCTGGATATCTTCGGATCGGGTAAGCAAATAGATAATGAAATCGAAATACTTAAGTCTAAAACACTTGCCAGACAAGTAATTCAGCACCTGAATCTTTACGGCGAAGTATTTGATGATGGCAAGATCAGGGATGTGGTAGTCTATCAGCAGACACCCGTGAGAATGTTATTTCTGGAACCAGATCATATAGCGCCACTTGAGGACATAAAGTTACCGCTCAAAGTAAATGATGCTACCCAACAGGTGTCTATAGGTAATATTACCTATCACATGGGTGATACCGTTCAAACACAATGGGGTAGGATGGTTTTCCTGCCTGGCAATGTGAAAGGTGATGTCAGGCACAATTATTTTTTGCATGTCTCCGGAGATAAAGTACTTACTTTACAAATGATGGCTAATCTCAAAGTAGGACAGGCTAATAAACAAGCGAACGTGATCAGCCTGGAATACAGTGATGTGATACCTACAAGAGGCGAAGCTGTGCTGAATGAATTGATGAAGGTATACGATGCTGCAGCCATCGATGATAAGAATAGGATGAGTGCTAAAACCATGGCATTTGTAGATGAACGCCTTCGGATCGTGAGCAATGAGCTGGGGCTGGTAGAAGGTGAAATCGAAAAGTTCAAAACGAATGAGGGTTTGGTCGATATCAGTGAACAAAGTAAGATGTTCCTGGAGAGTGTAAAGGAGAATGATACTAAACTGACAGAAGCGAACATGCAGTTGTCCGTTTTAAATTCAATCGAAGATTATGTAAAGGGCAGAAAAGAAGATGAAAATATGGTACCTGCTACATTTGGTTTAACAGATCCTGTGTTGCTGGAACTTGTGAACCGGCTTTCTGAAATCGAAATGCAGCTCACACGTCTGAAGAAAACGACGGGTGAAAATAGCCCGCTGTTATCCAGTCTGCAGGATCAGAAAAAGAAGCTGACACCTGCCATCCTGGAAAATGTGCGCAGTCTGCGTTCAAACCTGGAAGCAGGCAAGCAAAAGCTGATGGTAGATAATGTGAAGTATAGCAGCATTCTCAGAACAGTACCCAGCAAAGAAAGAGCACTGTTGACCATCAGTCGTCAGCAGGTGATCAAAAATAACATTTACACATTCCTGCTGGAAAAGAGAGAAGAAACTGCCCTGCAATATGCTGCGGCTATTTCAGACAGCCGTATCGTAGATGCAGCAGAAGCAGATTCCTTCCCGTTCAGTCCAAGACGATCAATGATACTTGGTCTTGCAGTATTAGGCGGTTTGGCTGTGGTAGCCGGATTTATTTCTGTCAAGGATATGTTCAACAGGGAAGTATTGTTCAGTGCTGACATCGAAAAGGCTACAAATGCACCGATACTGGGCGAAATCATGCAGGACGACAAAGCCCATCCGATAGCCATCACTGATGGTCGACGTACGGCAGTAGCGGAACAATTTCGTGCCCTGCGTACATCCCTCAGCTATATTGGCATTAACGGGGTAAATAAGACCATTATGATCACTTCTTCCATATCAGGTGAGGGAAAGAGCTTTATTGCCATCAACCTGGCTATAAGCCTCTCTTTGATAAAAAAGAAGGTTGTGTTGCTGGAATTTGACCTGCGAAAGCCAAAGGTAAGTAAGATGCTGAATGTACCACATACGCCTGGTATCACCAATTACCTTATCGATCAGGCGGTAATCGGTGATATTCTGAAGAAACCCGTGGAAGGGAACGAGTATTTTTATCTGCTATCATCCGGGGTGGTTCCTCCGAATCCTGCCGAGTTGATCCTGAATGGCAGGCTGGAACAGTTGTTAGCTTCGCTTAGTGCCACTTTTGATTATATTATTATCGATACCGCTCCGGTAGGTCCGGTAACAGATGCCCGCCTGCTGGCACCATTTACAGATGCAACCCTGTTTGTGGTACGCCACCAGCGTACGCCTAAGTTCCACTTAAGAATGATCGACGAATTTTATCATTCGCAAGAACTTGGGAAACTGAGTATTGTATTCAATGGTATCAAAATGCGGGGTATACCAGGTTACTCCTATGGTTATGCCAATGGTTACGGCTATGGTTATGGCAATGGTTATGGTTATGGTTATACCGACGAACATCAGAACGGTTCAATAAAGAAGAAAGGATTAAACCGGCTTTTTAAATAA
- a CDS encoding mannose-1-phosphate guanylyltransferase, with amino-acid sequence MQHILLCGGSGTRLWPLSNKQTPKQLLPLFDGQSLLQLTWQRNAFACDSVLAIVNEQQVTTVADQLQNSGAAHARWIAEPVGRNTAAAIALAAFVADPETILLITPADHLIGTPDIYAQNVFMAEKLAAANHLVTIGLQPTYPETGYGYIQYDAYDVVRFTEKPDIVTAEAMLNSGDYLWNSGIFCGKAGVLLEQLQQYAPAIYTAAAIAADEYLETGRIQLSTMEAIPADSIDYAVLEKSNIVKVVPSTMEWSDVGGYEALADALAKHYQYSNHQAVFIQSDPVNSMVLGKDKLVALVGVENVVVVNTPEALLILQKGKGQEVKQLHQWVKENRPELL; translated from the coding sequence ATGCAACATATTCTCCTTTGTGGCGGGTCTGGTACCCGCCTCTGGCCGCTGTCTAACAAACAGACGCCTAAACAACTATTGCCGTTATTTGACGGCCAGAGCCTCCTGCAACTGACCTGGCAACGCAATGCGTTTGCCTGCGACAGTGTACTGGCCATTGTAAATGAACAACAGGTCACTACCGTTGCAGATCAGCTGCAAAACTCCGGTGCTGCACATGCACGCTGGATTGCTGAACCTGTAGGTAGAAATACCGCTGCTGCCATTGCTTTAGCAGCCTTCGTCGCCGATCCGGAAACAATTCTCCTCATTACACCAGCAGATCACCTTATTGGTACGCCGGATATCTATGCCCAGAATGTGTTCATGGCAGAGAAACTGGCTGCTGCCAATCACCTCGTAACTATCGGGCTACAGCCTACCTATCCTGAAACAGGCTATGGGTATATACAATACGATGCTTACGATGTAGTACGATTTACTGAAAAACCGGATATCGTAACTGCCGAAGCAATGCTCAACAGTGGTGACTACCTCTGGAACAGCGGCATCTTCTGTGGAAAAGCAGGTGTATTGCTGGAACAGCTGCAACAATATGCTCCAGCTATTTACACTGCTGCTGCCATTGCTGCTGATGAATACCTGGAAACAGGCCGCATCCAGCTATCTACCATGGAAGCAATTCCTGCTGACAGTATTGACTATGCAGTACTTGAGAAAAGCAATATTGTAAAAGTGGTACCCAGTACAATGGAATGGAGTGACGTAGGGGGATATGAAGCACTCGCAGATGCACTTGCCAAACACTACCAGTACAGCAATCACCAGGCTGTCTTTATCCAGAGCGACCCTGTGAACAGCATGGTCCTTGGCAAAGATAAACTGGTTGCGCTCGTAGGCGTGGAAAATGTAGTAGTGGTGAACACGCCTGAAGCCCTGCTGATTCTGCAAAAAGGGAAAGGCCAGGAAGTGAAACAACTGCACCAGTGGGTAAAAGAAAACAGACCTGAATTACTTTAA
- a CDS encoding polysaccharide pyruvyl transferase family protein: protein MKILVENSTWNNIGDGFYQSALFVLIKKLYPEANVLMEEGPILRAFRPKSDWQKKNALHLMNYQFADLHIFSGPIIRQILTNYKDKIKQIKERGEQYALVSVSSAGISDSLRTETGEFFQKYQPLFLSSRDQDTYLKFKDYVKNSYNGICTAFLVNKMLPVDTLDKNFKFFISSFYRELEPVYKVNGEVEIRNIELERKKTFCGLNHRFSRHLNRFRPVQEAIKGHKIVRVNQEVSTKFNHINFALPNSFLSYNLLSYLALYKSADFTVSDRVHSCAVSLAFGKPARLLTNSPRAGIFNRLGFDHKKNNGIMYPNLDIIDSEAEKLSSFIQSSI, encoded by the coding sequence ATGAAAATTTTAGTTGAAAATTCTACTTGGAATAACATCGGTGATGGGTTTTACCAGAGTGCACTTTTTGTATTAATTAAAAAATTGTATCCGGAAGCCAATGTATTAATGGAAGAGGGACCGATCTTAAGAGCATTTCGCCCGAAGAGCGACTGGCAAAAGAAGAATGCCCTTCACTTGATGAATTATCAATTTGCTGATCTGCATATTTTCTCTGGTCCTATAATTCGCCAGATACTGACCAATTATAAAGATAAGATCAAACAGATCAAAGAAAGAGGGGAGCAGTATGCACTCGTTAGTGTATCAAGTGCAGGTATCTCTGATTCTTTGCGCACTGAAACGGGAGAATTTTTTCAAAAATATCAGCCGTTGTTCTTATCATCCCGCGATCAGGATACTTATCTGAAGTTCAAAGATTATGTAAAGAATTCTTACAATGGTATCTGCACCGCATTCCTGGTGAATAAAATGTTGCCTGTAGATACACTGGATAAAAATTTCAAATTTTTTATCAGCAGTTTTTACAGGGAACTGGAACCAGTCTACAAAGTAAATGGAGAGGTTGAGATCAGGAACATAGAGCTGGAGCGTAAAAAGACATTTTGTGGGCTCAATCACCGTTTTAGCCGCCACCTGAACCGCTTTCGCCCTGTGCAGGAAGCTATAAAGGGACATAAGATTGTCAGAGTTAACCAGGAAGTGTCTACAAAGTTTAACCATATCAATTTTGCATTACCTAATTCGTTTTTGAGCTATAATCTGCTTTCTTACCTGGCCTTGTATAAATCGGCAGACTTCACGGTATCAGACAGGGTACATTCCTGTGCAGTAAGTCTCGCCTTTGGTAAGCCTGCCCGATTGCTGACCAATAGTCCGAGGGCGGGTATTTTTAACAGACTAGGCTTTGATCATAAAAAGAACAATGGCATCATGTATCCTAATCTTGATATCATTGATTCAGAAGCGGAGAAATTATCTTCATTCATTCAGTCATCTATTTAA
- a CDS encoding UDP-glucose/GDP-mannose dehydrogenase family protein — MKVIVIGTGYVGLVTGACLAEVGTEVVCVDVNEAKIRNLDRGILPIYEPGLEEIVTRNVANGRLSFSTDLAAVIPGAAVAFIAVGTPPGEDGSADLQYVLQVAKEIGQSMTDYLVVVTKSTVPVGTAVKVNREIKQAVLKRDELLDYDVASNPEFLKEGAAVQDFLKPDRIVVGVNSGKSKEILEQLYRPFLLNGRPIIFMDIASAEMTKYAANAMLATKISFINDIANLCDLVGADVNMVRKGIGSDARIGTSFIYPGIGYGGSCFPKDVKALVKTGKDYGHTLRILEAVEAVNNDQKLVMFDKITNHYDGDLTGVVFGIWGLSFKPGTDDMREAASIVLINALLEAGAVVRVFDPVAMEEARKTLGDTVIWCEDMYHAVEGVDAVVLVTEWNDFRLPDWNRMKGIVVFDGRNIYDLPYLKKKGIVAYGIGTAQPTEIEFITK, encoded by the coding sequence ATGAAAGTAATCGTAATAGGTACCGGATATGTAGGGTTGGTAACCGGCGCATGTCTGGCAGAAGTAGGAACAGAAGTAGTGTGTGTGGATGTAAATGAAGCAAAAATCAGGAACCTCGATCGTGGTATTCTTCCCATCTATGAACCTGGACTGGAAGAAATAGTGACCCGCAATGTAGCCAATGGCAGACTGTCTTTCAGTACTGACCTGGCAGCGGTGATTCCGGGTGCTGCTGTTGCATTTATAGCAGTAGGCACGCCTCCGGGTGAAGATGGTAGTGCAGATCTGCAATATGTATTACAGGTGGCTAAAGAAATAGGACAGTCTATGACTGACTATCTCGTAGTGGTGACAAAATCTACTGTACCTGTAGGTACGGCGGTGAAAGTAAACAGGGAGATCAAACAGGCTGTACTTAAACGCGATGAACTCCTGGATTATGATGTGGCTTCAAATCCTGAGTTCCTGAAAGAAGGAGCTGCGGTACAGGATTTCCTGAAACCTGACAGGATCGTGGTGGGTGTGAACAGTGGTAAGAGTAAAGAGATACTGGAACAACTGTACAGACCTTTTTTACTGAATGGAAGACCGATCATTTTCATGGACATCGCATCTGCAGAAATGACGAAGTATGCAGCAAATGCGATGCTGGCAACGAAAATTTCTTTTATCAATGATATTGCTAACCTCTGTGACCTTGTTGGCGCAGATGTAAATATGGTGAGAAAAGGGATTGGCTCTGATGCACGTATTGGTACCAGTTTTATATATCCTGGTATTGGTTATGGCGGTAGCTGTTTCCCAAAAGATGTGAAAGCACTGGTGAAAACCGGTAAAGATTATGGGCATACACTGCGCATACTCGAAGCGGTGGAAGCCGTGAATAATGATCAGAAGCTGGTGATGTTCGACAAGATCACAAATCATTATGATGGTGATTTGACCGGAGTCGTATTTGGTATCTGGGGCTTATCATTTAAACCCGGTACGGACGATATGCGCGAAGCAGCGAGTATCGTACTGATCAATGCATTGCTGGAAGCGGGTGCAGTGGTAAGAGTATTTGATCCTGTGGCAATGGAAGAAGCGAGAAAGACATTGGGCGATACGGTGATATGGTGCGAGGATATGTACCATGCAGTGGAAGGTGTGGATGCGGTAGTACTGGTGACGGAGTGGAATGATTTCAGGTTACCGGATTGGAATAGGATGAAAGGAATTGTGGTGTTTGACGGAAGGAATATTTATGATTTGCCTTATTTGAAGAAGAAAGGAATAGTGGCTTACGGTATAGGAACAGCACAGCCGACAGAGATCGAATTTATTACCAAATAA
- the fcl gene encoding GDP-L-fucose synthase translates to MQLNDKIYIAGHRGMVGGAIKRRLQTLGYNNLLTRSSVDLDLRNQAAVNEFFESERPDYVFLAAAKVGGIYANNTYRAEFLYDNLMMEANIIHAAYKHGVKKLQFLGSSCIYPKMAPQPLTEDSLLTGPLEMTNEPYAIAKIAGIKLCEAYRDQYGCNYISVMPTNLYGIGDNYHPENSHVLPALIRRFHEAKEAGKNSVTVWGSGTPRREFLFADDLAAACVYLMLHYDGKELVNIGTGEDLSIKELAETVKEVVCYDGKIVFDPSKPDGTPRKLMNVSKLHSLGWKHTTELKEGLVQAYADFLRKRHMAVS, encoded by the coding sequence ATGCAACTAAACGATAAAATATATATAGCAGGTCACCGCGGCATGGTAGGCGGTGCAATCAAAAGAAGATTGCAGACTTTAGGGTACAACAACCTGCTCACCCGTAGCTCTGTAGACCTGGACCTGCGTAACCAGGCCGCTGTAAATGAGTTTTTTGAAAGCGAACGACCTGATTACGTATTCCTCGCAGCTGCAAAAGTAGGTGGTATCTATGCGAACAACACTTACCGTGCAGAGTTCCTGTACGATAACCTGATGATGGAAGCCAATATTATTCATGCTGCTTACAAACACGGTGTAAAAAAACTGCAATTCCTGGGTAGCTCCTGCATCTATCCGAAAATGGCCCCACAGCCACTCACAGAAGATAGCCTGCTCACAGGACCTCTCGAAATGACGAACGAACCATATGCCATCGCCAAGATAGCAGGTATCAAACTCTGCGAAGCTTACCGTGATCAATATGGTTGTAATTATATCAGTGTGATGCCCACAAACCTGTATGGCATTGGTGATAACTATCATCCTGAAAACTCACATGTTTTACCTGCCCTGATCCGCCGCTTCCACGAAGCAAAAGAAGCGGGCAAGAACAGTGTAACTGTATGGGGAAGCGGTACCCCACGTCGTGAGTTTTTGTTTGCCGACGACCTGGCTGCTGCCTGTGTATACCTGATGCTGCACTACGATGGCAAAGAACTGGTCAACATTGGCACGGGCGAAGACCTGAGCATCAAAGAACTGGCAGAAACGGTGAAAGAAGTAGTTTGTTATGATGGCAAAATTGTATTTGATCCATCAAAACCTGATGGCACTCCACGTAAACTGATGAATGTTTCCAAACTGCATAGCCTGGGATGGAAACACACGACTGAACTGAAAGAAGGATTAGTACAAGCATACGCGGATTTCCTCAGGAAACGTCATATGGCCGTTAGCTGA
- the gmd gene encoding GDP-mannose 4,6-dehydratase: MKVALITGVNGQDGAYLSELLLEKGYMVHGIKRRASLINTDRIDHLYQDPHDPNVRFKLHYGDMTDSTNLIRIIQETQPDEIYNLAAMSHVKVSFDTPEYTANADGIGTLRILEALRILKLDKKTRVYQASTSELYGLVQEVPQRESTPFYPRSPYAVAKLYAYWITVNYREAYGMFACNGILFNHESPLRGETFVTRKITRGVAAIALGQQDKMYLGNLDARRDWGHAKDYVDAMWRILQQDTPEDYVIATGITTPVRDFVKMAFNELGIELAFSGQGEKEVAIVTACRNKEFVLPIGKEVVAVDAKYFRPTEVELLIGDPTKAQTKLDWQPKYDLPELVKEMVAADVELFRKESVAQFEHLIG, from the coding sequence ATGAAAGTGGCCTTAATCACCGGTGTTAACGGACAAGACGGCGCCTACCTGTCAGAACTTTTATTGGAAAAAGGATATATGGTACATGGTATCAAACGCCGTGCTTCCCTTATCAACACGGATAGAATCGACCACCTGTACCAGGACCCCCACGATCCGAACGTGCGTTTCAAACTGCACTACGGTGATATGACCGACAGCACTAACCTGATCCGCATCATCCAGGAAACCCAACCTGACGAGATCTACAACCTGGCTGCTATGAGCCATGTAAAAGTAAGCTTTGACACTCCTGAATATACTGCCAACGCTGATGGTATCGGTACTCTTCGTATTCTCGAAGCACTCCGTATCCTGAAGCTGGACAAAAAGACCCGCGTGTACCAGGCTAGCACCTCAGAACTATATGGTCTGGTGCAGGAGGTTCCTCAGCGCGAATCAACACCTTTCTACCCACGTAGCCCATATGCAGTAGCAAAACTATATGCTTACTGGATCACGGTGAACTATCGTGAAGCCTATGGCATGTTCGCCTGCAATGGTATCCTTTTCAACCACGAAAGTCCGCTGCGTGGCGAAACCTTCGTAACCCGCAAGATCACCCGTGGTGTAGCTGCGATTGCGCTCGGTCAGCAGGACAAAATGTACCTCGGTAACCTGGATGCACGTCGTGACTGGGGTCATGCAAAAGATTATGTAGATGCGATGTGGCGAATCCTGCAACAGGATACCCCTGAAGACTATGTGATCGCAACGGGTATTACTACACCTGTACGTGACTTTGTAAAAATGGCTTTCAACGAATTGGGTATCGAACTGGCATTCTCCGGCCAGGGTGAAAAAGAAGTGGCGATTGTAACAGCCTGCCGTAACAAGGAATTTGTGTTGCCAATCGGTAAAGAAGTAGTAGCAGTAGATGCGAAGTACTTCCGTCCTACAGAAGTAGAATTACTGATCGGTGATCCAACCAAAGCACAGACAAAACTGGACTGGCAGCCTAAATACGACCTGCCTGAACTGGTGAAAGAAATGGTAGCGGCAGATGTTGAGCTGTTCCGCAAAGAGTCTGTTGCACAATTTGAACATCTCATCGGTTAA